One window of the Streptomyces sp. TS71-3 genome contains the following:
- a CDS encoding aldehyde reductase, with amino-acid sequence MRVLITGATGYVAGHCIAELLASGYSVRGTVRDLRTADVAHLRALARGTGGELEFVEADLADDSGWIEAVDGCAYVWHVASPFPSTVPRDEDELIRPAIDGTLRVLRAAESSDSVRRVVLTSSGAAVHYGHDSDRVFTEADWTDPGKASPYAKSKTLAEKAAWGFARASGLELVVLNPGTVLGPMLNTDVNTSLELIRRIMRGALPVVPKIGWDVVDVRDLARLHRLAMETPSAAGNRYIAVGRFMWAQEMASVLAGRYRSHGYRIGTGAMPYWLMWVISRFDPSGRLALTFWGREDRSSAAKAEKELGWTSRPPSDAVLDTAASMIELGVVPRR; translated from the coding sequence ATGAGAGTTCTGATCACGGGGGCCACCGGATACGTCGCCGGACACTGCATCGCCGAGCTTCTGGCCAGTGGCTACTCCGTACGCGGCACCGTACGCGACCTGCGCACCGCCGACGTCGCCCACCTGCGCGCACTGGCCAGGGGTACGGGCGGCGAGCTGGAGTTCGTCGAAGCCGACCTGGCCGACGACTCCGGCTGGATCGAGGCGGTCGACGGGTGCGCGTACGTCTGGCACGTGGCGTCGCCGTTCCCCAGCACGGTCCCGCGCGACGAGGACGAGCTGATCCGCCCCGCGATCGACGGCACCCTGCGGGTGCTGCGGGCCGCTGAGTCCAGCGACTCCGTCCGCCGCGTGGTGCTGACCTCTTCGGGGGCCGCCGTGCACTACGGGCATGACAGCGACCGGGTGTTCACCGAGGCGGACTGGACCGACCCGGGCAAGGCAAGCCCCTATGCGAAAAGCAAGACGCTGGCCGAGAAAGCGGCCTGGGGCTTCGCCCGCGCATCCGGACTGGAGCTGGTCGTACTCAATCCGGGCACCGTCCTCGGCCCGATGCTGAACACCGACGTCAACACCTCCCTGGAGCTGATCCGGCGGATCATGCGGGGCGCGCTGCCGGTCGTCCCGAAGATCGGATGGGATGTCGTGGACGTCCGCGACCTTGCCCGCCTGCACCGGCTCGCCATGGAGACGCCGTCGGCGGCCGGGAACCGGTACATCGCGGTCGGCCGGTTCATGTGGGCCCAGGAGATGGCGTCCGTACTGGCCGGCCGCTACCGGTCGCACGGCTACCGGATCGGCACGGGCGCGATGCCGTACTGGTTGATGTGGGTGATCTCCCGGTTCGACCCGAGCGGCCGTCTGGCGCTCACGTTCTGGGGGCGTGAGGATCGCAGCAGCGCGGCCAAGGCGGAGAAGGAGCTGGGTTGGACGTCCCGGCCACCGTCCGATGCCGTCCTCGACACCGCCGCCAGCATGATCGAGCTCGGTGTGGTCCCCCGGCGTTAG
- a CDS encoding TetR/AcrR family transcriptional regulator: MPSGQTRSPYHHGALREELMTACLALIEVEGIGAVSLRRVAREAGVSPGAPYHHFPDRATLLNAITARGFELLVTELRAARDGASTPVEALGAMIEAYVRFAREHTGYARLMYRPELSRTGKGPVAEGFAQEGIQLATDTVLAAQREGSAPPGDPAVLVTMVWSLGAGLAMLAIDGPMDDMSAARGSSTTELTAQVAALFGRMLQDVPNDVS, from the coding sequence GTGCCTTCCGGTCAGACCAGGTCCCCGTACCACCACGGCGCTCTGCGCGAGGAGCTGATGACTGCCTGCCTCGCGCTGATCGAGGTCGAGGGCATCGGCGCGGTCAGCCTCCGGCGAGTCGCGCGGGAGGCCGGGGTGAGCCCTGGGGCGCCGTACCATCACTTCCCCGACCGCGCCACGCTGCTCAACGCCATCACCGCCCGGGGCTTCGAGCTCCTGGTCACCGAGTTGCGGGCGGCCCGCGACGGCGCGAGTACGCCGGTCGAGGCGCTGGGGGCGATGATCGAGGCGTACGTGCGCTTTGCCCGCGAGCACACCGGGTACGCTCGGCTGATGTACCGGCCGGAGCTGTCCCGAACGGGCAAGGGCCCGGTGGCCGAGGGGTTCGCGCAGGAGGGGATCCAGCTGGCCACCGACACCGTCTTGGCCGCCCAACGCGAGGGCAGCGCCCCGCCGGGCGACCCTGCCGTGCTGGTCACCATGGTCTGGTCACTGGGCGCCGGCCTGGCCATGCTGGCCATCGACGGCCCGATGGACGATATGTCAGCCGCGCGCGGCTCCAGCACCACCGAGCTGACAGCCCAAGTCGCGGCGCTTTTCGGGCGGATGCTGCAAGACGTTCCGAATGACGTCTCTTGA
- a CDS encoding NADP-dependent isocitrate dehydrogenase — translation MTDATIIYTHTDEAPALATYSFLPVIEAYASTAGVAVETRDISLAGRIIASFSEWLREDQRTDDALAELGELAQTPAANIIKLPNISASIPQLKAAVAELNEQGYALPPYPDEPKTDEERDIRARYDRVKGSAVNPVLREGNSDRRASASVKNYARNHPHRMGAWSAESKTNVSHMTGDDFRSTEKSAVIAADGSLRIELSGDDGSTTVLRESVPVLAGEVVDASVMRVAALREFLSAQVDRAKAEDVLFSVHLKATMMKVSDPIIFGHVVRAFFPKTFAEHGQALAAAGLTPNDGLGGILKGLEALPDGAKIKESFDAELAAGPALAMVDSDRGITNLHVPSDVIVDASMPAMIRTSGHMWGPDGREADTLAVIPDSSYAGIYQVVLDDCRANGAFDPATMGSVPNVGLMAQKAEEYGSHDKTFEIPTTGTVRVLDRDGAVVLEQTVSAGDVFRMCQTKDVPIRDWVKLAVTRARATGDPAVFWLDEGRAHDAQLIEKVRAYLPEHDTEGLRIEIMSPVDATAFSLERIRRGENTISVTGNVLRDYLTDLFPILELGTSAKMLSVVPLINGGGLFETGAGGSAPKHVQQLVKENYLRWDSLGEFLALAVSFEHLAQKTGNARAQVLADTLDRANATFLNENKSPTRRVGGIDNRGSHFYLALYWAQELARQSDDARLAEAFAPLAKTLTEQEGSIVEELLAVQGSPADIGGYYQPDPVKAAAVMRPSSTFNQALASLTS, via the coding sequence GTGACAGACGCGACCATCATCTACACGCACACCGACGAGGCACCGGCCCTGGCGACGTATTCCTTCCTGCCGGTGATCGAGGCCTACGCCTCCACCGCCGGCGTCGCCGTGGAGACCCGGGACATTTCCCTCGCGGGGCGGATCATAGCCAGCTTCTCCGAGTGGCTTCGGGAGGACCAGCGCACCGACGACGCCCTCGCGGAGCTCGGTGAGCTGGCGCAGACGCCCGCGGCGAACATCATCAAACTGCCGAACATCTCGGCGTCGATCCCGCAGCTCAAGGCCGCCGTCGCGGAGCTGAACGAGCAGGGCTACGCGCTGCCGCCGTACCCGGACGAGCCGAAGACCGACGAGGAGCGGGACATCCGCGCCCGCTACGACCGGGTCAAGGGCAGCGCCGTGAACCCCGTGCTGCGCGAGGGCAACTCCGACCGGCGCGCTTCGGCGTCCGTGAAGAACTACGCCAGGAACCACCCGCACCGCATGGGCGCCTGGTCGGCCGAGTCGAAGACGAACGTCTCCCACATGACCGGCGACGACTTCCGCTCCACCGAGAAGTCCGCCGTGATCGCCGCCGACGGCTCCCTGCGCATCGAGCTGTCCGGGGACGACGGCAGCACCACGGTGCTGCGCGAGTCGGTGCCGGTGCTCGCGGGCGAGGTCGTCGACGCCTCCGTGATGCGCGTCGCCGCGCTGCGCGAGTTCCTCTCCGCGCAGGTCGACCGCGCCAAGGCCGAGGACGTGCTGTTCTCGGTGCACCTGAAGGCCACCATGATGAAGGTCTCCGACCCGATCATCTTCGGCCATGTGGTGCGCGCGTTCTTCCCGAAGACGTTCGCCGAGCACGGCCAGGCCCTCGCCGCGGCGGGACTCACCCCCAACGACGGCCTCGGCGGCATCCTCAAGGGCCTTGAGGCCCTGCCCGACGGCGCGAAGATCAAGGAGTCCTTCGACGCGGAGCTGGCCGCCGGCCCCGCGCTCGCGATGGTCGACTCCGACCGCGGCATCACCAACCTGCACGTGCCGAGCGACGTCATCGTGGACGCCTCGATGCCCGCCATGATCCGCACCTCGGGCCACATGTGGGGCCCGGACGGCCGGGAGGCGGACACCCTCGCGGTGATCCCGGACAGCAGCTACGCCGGCATCTACCAGGTCGTCCTCGACGACTGCCGCGCCAACGGCGCCTTCGACCCGGCCACCATGGGCTCCGTGCCGAACGTCGGCCTGATGGCGCAGAAGGCCGAGGAGTACGGCAGCCACGACAAGACCTTCGAGATCCCCACCACCGGCACGGTGCGGGTGCTCGACCGGGACGGCGCCGTGGTGCTGGAGCAGACGGTCTCCGCCGGCGACGTCTTCCGGATGTGCCAGACGAAGGACGTGCCGATCCGGGACTGGGTCAAGCTCGCGGTCACCCGGGCGCGCGCCACCGGCGACCCCGCGGTGTTCTGGCTGGACGAGGGCCGGGCGCACGACGCGCAGCTCATCGAGAAGGTCAGGGCCTACCTGCCCGAGCACGACACCGAGGGCCTGCGGATCGAGATCATGTCCCCGGTCGACGCGACCGCGTTCTCCCTGGAGCGGATCAGGCGCGGCGAGAACACCATCTCCGTCACCGGCAACGTCCTGCGCGACTACCTCACCGACCTCTTCCCGATCCTGGAGCTGGGCACCAGCGCCAAGATGCTGTCGGTGGTCCCGCTCATCAACGGCGGCGGGCTCTTCGAGACCGGCGCGGGCGGCTCGGCTCCGAAGCACGTCCAGCAGCTCGTCAAGGAGAACTACCTGCGCTGGGACAGCCTGGGCGAGTTCCTGGCGCTCGCGGTCAGCTTCGAGCACCTGGCGCAGAAGACAGGCAACGCCCGCGCGCAGGTCCTCGCGGACACCCTGGACCGCGCCAACGCCACCTTCCTCAACGAGAACAAGTCCCCCACCCGGCGCGTCGGCGGCATCGACAACCGCGGCAGCCACTTCTACCTGGCGCTCTACTGGGCCCAGGAGCTGGCGCGGCAGAGCGACGACGCCCGGCTCGCCGAGGCGTTCGCGCCGCTGGCCAAGACGCTGACCGAGCAGGAGGGCAGCATCGTCGAGGAACTGCTCGCGGTGCAGGGCTCGCCCGCGGACATCGGCGGCTACTACCAGCCGGACCCGGTGAAGGCGGCGGCCGTGATGCGCCCGTCCAGCACGTTCAACCAGGCGCTGGCGTCCCTGACGTCCTGA
- a CDS encoding SpoIIE family protein phosphatase, whose protein sequence is MGDPILTYEENNPRRTAGAAGPEAGVTIDRHGVLTAWSPEAERLLGYRGSEAVGRMAVSLLADGAVSHGDQRRGAALCLRHKDGHVEKCSVRVRPAEPAPDGEPAWRLTLNPVVLGDATDSATLETLFNQSPVGLCIFDTDLRLRRYNAAAEGQGIYAAHGLGKRPRDLWPDSNSDEKEAALTKVLETGVPVVGFDSHGFPPGEPDTERHFSTSAFRLQDAAGRVVGVAATLVDITRRRRAEQRFALLAEAGVAIGTTLDILRTAQELTDVVVPEFCDAAVADILDPVLRGDEPEVIRHAALRRVAGAVNPVLGAESGDPLVDVGTTFPFPPIGDDCLLREEPRLFRVTEPEPSGRRLTQDLGEGGHGLFALTVPLRARGTTLGLATFYRFGTSRTFEDDDIVTAREVSSRAAVCIDNARRFTREHALARTVRQELLPSRFPPQSAMDIAHSGVAEGTGGDWFDAIPLPGARLALVVGTVVGGGVLASAAMGRLRAAIHTLAELDLGPDEVLARLDDLVTHISRERPEVPDATSTPVPGGVAGATCAYVVYDPTTGHLSVASAGHPAPLIAYPEGAVEPADLPSGVALGTGDSPFGTADTDLPPQSTIALYTPGLLAGDGPERGRTPFQTLTRRLADDRRVSLDEASRTTTELLLDGAPRPNAVLLLARTHVFDDDQVATWDLPSDPAVVATVRSLVERQLSSWNLADMVFSSQLVASELVTNAIRHAEGPIQLRLLRDQTLTCEVHDGSPAAPRMRHARAGDEDGRGLFLTAQVTQRWGTRYTADGKIIWAEQGLLPQVA, encoded by the coding sequence GTGGGTGACCCCATCCTCACGTACGAGGAGAACAACCCGCGCAGGACGGCCGGAGCAGCCGGGCCCGAGGCGGGCGTCACCATCGACCGGCACGGAGTCCTCACCGCATGGAGCCCGGAGGCCGAGCGCCTCCTCGGCTACCGGGGCTCCGAGGCGGTGGGCCGGATGGCCGTCTCCCTGCTCGCGGACGGGGCGGTGTCCCACGGCGACCAGCGGCGCGGGGCAGCGCTGTGCCTCCGCCACAAGGACGGGCACGTCGAGAAGTGCTCCGTGCGGGTCCGCCCCGCGGAGCCGGCCCCCGACGGCGAGCCGGCCTGGCGGCTGACGCTGAACCCCGTGGTGCTGGGGGACGCCACCGACAGCGCGACGCTGGAGACCCTGTTCAACCAGTCGCCCGTCGGGCTCTGCATCTTCGACACGGACCTGCGGCTGCGCCGCTACAACGCCGCGGCCGAGGGACAGGGCATCTACGCCGCGCACGGCCTGGGCAAGCGGCCCCGCGACCTGTGGCCCGACTCCAACTCCGACGAGAAGGAGGCCGCGCTCACCAAGGTCCTGGAGACCGGCGTCCCCGTGGTCGGCTTCGACTCGCACGGGTTCCCGCCGGGCGAGCCGGACACCGAGCGCCACTTCTCCACCTCGGCCTTCCGGCTCCAGGACGCGGCGGGGCGCGTGGTGGGCGTGGCGGCCACCCTGGTGGACATCACGCGGCGCCGCCGGGCCGAGCAGCGCTTCGCCCTGCTCGCCGAGGCGGGCGTGGCCATCGGCACCACCCTGGACATCCTGCGCACCGCCCAGGAGCTGACCGACGTCGTCGTACCCGAATTCTGCGACGCCGCCGTGGCCGACATCCTCGATCCGGTTCTCCGCGGAGACGAGCCCGAGGTGATCCGGCACGCGGCGCTCCGCCGCGTCGCCGGCGCCGTCAACCCGGTGCTCGGCGCCGAGAGCGGCGATCCGCTGGTGGACGTCGGGACCACCTTCCCGTTCCCGCCCATCGGGGACGACTGCCTCCTCCGCGAGGAGCCCCGGCTGTTCCGGGTCACCGAGCCCGAGCCGTCCGGACGCCGGCTGACCCAGGACCTGGGGGAGGGCGGCCACGGCCTGTTCGCGCTCACCGTGCCGCTGCGGGCGCGCGGCACGACGCTGGGGCTCGCCACCTTCTACCGCTTCGGCACCTCGCGCACCTTCGAGGACGACGACATCGTCACCGCGCGTGAGGTCAGCTCGCGCGCCGCGGTGTGCATCGACAACGCGCGCCGCTTCACCCGCGAGCACGCCCTCGCCCGCACGGTCCGCCAGGAGCTGCTGCCCTCCCGCTTCCCGCCGCAGAGCGCCATGGACATCGCGCACAGCGGCGTGGCCGAGGGCACCGGCGGCGACTGGTTCGACGCGATCCCGCTGCCCGGCGCCCGGCTGGCGCTCGTGGTGGGCACCGTCGTGGGCGGCGGGGTGCTCGCCTCCGCGGCGATGGGCCGGCTGCGCGCCGCCATCCACACCCTCGCCGAGCTGGACCTCGGCCCCGACGAGGTGCTGGCCCGGCTCGACGACCTCGTCACGCACATCAGCCGGGAGCGCCCCGAGGTTCCCGACGCGACGAGCACCCCAGTCCCCGGCGGGGTGGCGGGCGCGACCTGCGCCTACGTGGTGTACGACCCGACGACGGGACACCTCAGCGTGGCGAGCGCGGGGCACCCGGCGCCGCTGATCGCCTACCCGGAGGGCGCCGTCGAGCCCGCCGACCTGCCCTCCGGGGTGGCCCTCGGCACCGGCGACAGCCCGTTCGGCACCGCCGACACCGACCTGCCGCCGCAGAGCACCATCGCGCTCTACACCCCCGGGCTGCTCGCGGGCGACGGCCCTGAGCGGGGCCGCACCCCGTTCCAGACCCTGACCCGCCGCCTCGCCGACGACCGCCGCGTCTCCCTGGACGAGGCCTCCCGCACCACAACCGAGCTGCTGCTGGACGGCGCGCCCCGGCCGAACGCGGTGCTGCTGCTGGCACGCACGCACGTCTTCGACGACGACCAGGTGGCCACCTGGGACCTGCCGAGCGACCCGGCCGTGGTGGCGACCGTCCGCTCCCTCGTCGAGCGGCAGCTCTCCTCCTGGAACCTGGCGGACATGGTCTTCTCCAGCCAGCTCGTCGCCAGCGAGCTGGTCACCAACGCCATCCGCCACGCCGAGGGCCCCATCCAGCTCCGCCTCCTCCGTGACCAGACCCTGACCTGCGAGGTCCACGACGGCAGCCCCGCGGCCCCCCGCATGCGGCACGCCCGCGCCGGCGACGAGGACGGCCGGGGCCTGTTCCTCACGGCCCAGGTCACCCAGCGGTGGGGGACGCGGTACACGGCGGACGGCAAGATCATCTGGGCTGAGCAGGGGTTGCTTCCGCAGGTGGCGTGA
- a CDS encoding transcriptional regulator: MAAAFLVNTVAPYLRCDGPEDVRKAMMSAASDLCYLTGYMAVDEGFHGLAQQYYLKALQLAGASEDHLTYCTTLRGMSVQATDRGHGQYAARLADAAAAASPQAGPRMRAFLAGQQAHASAQIGDRNNANRFLREAEIAMEKAESRTKTFGSYNPSSLTYHIGQVRYELGDLSGSISALAESDKLRLSTFRRTRIRYLSLLAERQLEIGHPEEACVTWENILDIYPHVASGQCDEKIADMGSRIKPYVKNRNARELYERAHLVAPKLIA; the protein is encoded by the coding sequence ATGGCAGCAGCCTTTCTGGTGAATACTGTTGCTCCCTATCTACGGTGTGATGGGCCGGAAGACGTCCGAAAAGCGATGATGTCCGCTGCCTCAGACCTGTGTTATCTCACGGGCTACATGGCCGTGGATGAGGGTTTCCATGGCCTTGCCCAACAGTATTACCTCAAAGCCCTACAGTTGGCCGGGGCTTCAGAGGACCATCTGACGTACTGCACAACGCTACGAGGAATGAGCGTGCAAGCCACCGACCGGGGGCATGGGCAGTACGCTGCACGTCTAGCGGACGCTGCCGCTGCGGCATCTCCGCAGGCAGGGCCCCGTATGCGAGCGTTCCTGGCGGGTCAACAAGCGCACGCTAGCGCTCAAATTGGCGACCGAAATAACGCCAACAGGTTCCTCCGTGAGGCGGAAATCGCCATGGAGAAAGCAGAGTCAAGGACAAAAACGTTCGGCTCTTACAACCCCTCCTCGCTTACGTATCACATCGGCCAAGTTCGATACGAACTCGGTGACCTTTCCGGCTCAATTTCGGCCTTGGCAGAGTCGGATAAACTGCGCCTTAGCACTTTCAGGAGAACCCGCATCCGTTATCTCTCACTCTTGGCTGAACGGCAATTGGAGATTGGTCACCCGGAAGAAGCCTGTGTGACGTGGGAAAATATCCTGGACATCTACCCACACGTTGCATCAGGGCAGTGCGACGAAAAAATTGCAGACATGGGAAGTCGAATTAAGCCGTACGTCAAGAATCGTAATGCTCGCGAACTATACGAGAGAGCACATCTAGTCGCCCCCAAGTTGATTGCTTAG
- a CDS encoding GlxA family transcriptional regulator, whose protein sequence is MRAHTVGILVFDGVKMLDVAGPAEVFAEANLSGTDYRIRYLSATGDDVRSSIGMRVPADAPADEAGRLDTALIAGGEAFPAEPVPENLRTAAAVLAERSGRIASICTGAFVLGAAGLLDGKRATTHWKHARELARRHPSAEIRPDAIFVRDGTTYTSAGVTAGIDLALALLEEDHGPALTRTVAKSLVVYMQRAGGQSQFSAALLAPTPRTPVLRHVVDTVKADPAGSYGAGHLARLAGVSPRHLTRLFREELGTTPAKFVELVRFDTAKALLDAGHTVTRAAQLAGFGTPESLRRSFITHLSISPLRYQRRFTSTTGRT, encoded by the coding sequence GTGCGCGCACACACCGTCGGCATCCTCGTCTTCGACGGCGTGAAGATGCTGGACGTGGCCGGCCCCGCCGAGGTCTTCGCCGAGGCGAACCTCTCGGGCACGGACTACCGCATCCGGTACCTCTCGGCGACCGGCGACGACGTCCGGTCGTCGATCGGCATGCGCGTCCCCGCCGACGCGCCCGCGGACGAAGCCGGGCGCCTCGACACGGCCCTCATCGCCGGCGGCGAGGCCTTCCCCGCGGAGCCCGTGCCCGAGAACCTGCGCACCGCCGCGGCGGTCCTCGCCGAGCGGTCCGGCCGGATCGCCTCGATCTGCACCGGCGCCTTCGTCCTCGGCGCCGCCGGACTGCTCGACGGCAAGCGGGCCACGACCCACTGGAAGCACGCGCGCGAACTCGCACGCCGCCACCCCTCGGCCGAGATCAGGCCGGACGCGATCTTCGTCAGGGACGGCACCACCTACACCTCCGCGGGCGTCACCGCGGGCATCGACCTCGCCCTCGCGCTGCTGGAGGAGGACCACGGCCCCGCCCTCACGCGCACGGTCGCGAAGTCGCTCGTGGTGTACATGCAGCGCGCGGGCGGCCAGTCCCAGTTCTCGGCCGCGCTCCTCGCCCCCACGCCCCGCACCCCCGTGCTCAGGCACGTCGTCGACACCGTCAAGGCGGACCCGGCCGGCTCCTACGGCGCCGGACACCTCGCCCGCCTCGCCGGCGTGAGCCCGCGGCACCTGACCCGCCTGTTCCGCGAGGAGTTGGGCACGACCCCGGCGAAGTTCGTCGAGCTGGTCCGCTTCGACACCGCCAAGGCGCTCCTCGACGCGGGGCACACGGTCACCCGGGCGGCCCAGCTGGCCGGGTTCGGCACGCCCGAGTCGCTGCGCCGGTCCTTCATCACCCACCTGTCGATCTCGCCCCTGCGCTACCAGCGGCGCTTCACCAGCACCACCGGGCGGACCTGA
- a CDS encoding HD domain-containing protein, which yields MSEEIAGVAVPDSQVVADATEQVRETSTPLLFHHSRRVFLWGSLQARAAGIRPDPELLYVAALFHDTGLVPAYRTDDQRFELDSADQARAFLLSHGYSASDADLVWTAIALHTTPEVPWKMAPEIAATTAGVETDVLGMRLGNLTREQIDAVTAAHPRPDFKRQILQAFKEGFDYRPDTTFGTVNADVLEHFVPGFRHTDFVEVIQNSDWPE from the coding sequence ATGTCCGAGGAGATCGCGGGGGTCGCCGTCCCCGACAGCCAGGTGGTCGCGGACGCGACCGAGCAGGTGCGGGAGACGAGCACCCCGCTCCTCTTCCACCACTCGCGCCGGGTGTTCCTGTGGGGCAGCCTCCAGGCCCGCGCCGCCGGCATCCGGCCGGATCCGGAGCTGCTCTACGTCGCGGCGCTCTTCCACGACACGGGCCTGGTGCCGGCCTACCGCACCGACGACCAGCGCTTCGAACTGGACAGTGCGGACCAGGCGCGCGCCTTCCTGCTCTCGCACGGCTACTCGGCCTCGGACGCCGACCTCGTCTGGACGGCGATCGCCCTGCACACCACGCCCGAGGTGCCCTGGAAGATGGCGCCGGAGATCGCCGCGACCACGGCGGGCGTGGAGACCGACGTGCTCGGCATGCGGCTGGGGAACCTGACGCGGGAGCAGATCGACGCCGTCACCGCGGCGCACCCCAGGCCCGACTTCAAGCGGCAGATCCTCCAGGCGTTCAAGGAGGGCTTCGACTACCGCCCGGACACGACGTTCGGCACCGTCAACGCCGACGTGCTCGAACACTTCGTGCCCGGTTTCCGGCACACCGACTTCGTGGAGGTCATCCAGAACTCCGACTGGCCGGAGTGA
- a CDS encoding alpha/beta fold hydrolase gives MSTSSNTRIQPQTTVVDGVSVRFAEGGAGEQDALLLSPWPESVFAFQRVWPRLSERAHLVAVDPPGFGGSERRADLLSPKAMGGFVVRLADAFGLANPHLVGPDIGTSSALFAAAAQPGRFRSLVVGSGGAAVPLQLTGVLREWVEAADLEPYRQMDGRRIVTATLATIEGYEPPPEIREDYLSSYEGDRFAESMRYVRAYPEQLPELSDMLPGISTPVRVVQGGEDQVVPPANAEFLDFRLPNSRVDLIPGAGHFCWEERPDDYAALVADWWERWPATA, from the coding sequence ATGAGCACGTCGTCGAACACCCGAATCCAGCCGCAGACCACCGTCGTGGACGGGGTGTCTGTCCGCTTCGCCGAGGGCGGTGCGGGCGAGCAGGACGCCCTTCTGCTCAGCCCCTGGCCGGAGAGCGTCTTCGCCTTCCAGCGCGTCTGGCCGCGGCTGTCCGAGCGTGCGCACCTGGTGGCGGTGGACCCTCCGGGCTTCGGCGGGTCCGAGCGCCGGGCCGACCTGCTCTCGCCGAAGGCGATGGGTGGCTTCGTCGTCCGCCTCGCCGACGCCTTCGGCCTGGCGAACCCGCACCTCGTCGGCCCCGACATCGGCACCTCGTCCGCGCTGTTCGCGGCGGCGGCACAGCCGGGGCGGTTCCGCAGCCTGGTGGTCGGCAGCGGGGGCGCCGCCGTGCCGTTGCAGCTCACGGGGGTCCTCAGGGAGTGGGTGGAGGCGGCGGACCTGGAGCCGTACCGCCAGATGGACGGGCGCCGGATCGTCACCGCCACCCTGGCCACCATCGAGGGGTACGAGCCGCCGCCGGAGATCCGGGAGGACTACCTCTCGTCGTACGAGGGCGACCGCTTCGCCGAGTCGATGCGCTACGTGCGCGCCTACCCGGAGCAGCTTCCGGAGCTGAGCGACATGCTTCCGGGCATCTCGACGCCGGTGCGCGTCGTGCAGGGCGGCGAGGACCAGGTGGTGCCGCCCGCCAACGCGGAGTTCCTCGACTTCCGGCTGCCGAACAGCCGCGTGGACCTCATTCCCGGAGCGGGGCACTTCTGCTGGGAGGAACGGCCCGACGACTACGCGGCGCTCGTCGCCGACTGGTGGGAGCGGTGGCCCGCGACGGCGTGA